The DNA window ATATCTAAGATACTTGTTACCAGTAAGCATTCGCTTGGTTTCTTCGGCTTCAAATTCGCCGGATTGGCTCTGATTCCAGACCAGTCCTGCATATTTGGCTAGTGCATGATGATTCTTAAAACGCTTGATATCACCGATTTCGGCGATTAACCCAGCGGCGTATACCGGTCCCACTCCTTTTATGGAAATGAGTGTATTGGGGATTCCTTTCATCAACTTGGCAATTTCTTTATCTAAGCGTTTCACTTCAGACTCCATATGCTTGAGTACGCTGAGCGTAACAGATAAGGAAATATTGACTGGATCAGCCATTGCCTTGTTTAACCGGTAAGAAGCTCGGGCGACTTTTTGAAGATACTTTGCGATTTCTTCGGGATTTTCAAAACGGTTTTTCCCTTTTTCTTGAAGAAATTCAATGAGCTCTTCTATGGACATTTGGGCAATTTGTTCTGGTTCGAG is part of the Pueribacillus theae genome and encodes:
- a CDS encoding transposase, encoding KTYFLNQVFLKFSGLRQDNPFSNMFGATCLAIIQELEPEQIAQMSIEELIEFLQEKGKNRFENPEEIAKYLQKVARASYRLNKAMADPVNISLSVTLSVLKHMESEVKRLDKEIAKLMKGIPNTLISIKGVGPVYAAGLIAEIGDIKRFKNHHALAKYAGLVWNQSQSGEFEAEETKRMLTGNKYLRY